From one Vespula vulgaris chromosome 25, iyVesVulg1.1, whole genome shotgun sequence genomic stretch:
- the LOC127072337 gene encoding dorsal-ventral patterning protein Sog isoform X3, translating into MHFHGGLLLTIFLIVLSCPLTLRARRVAPLMEDDWARRPHRAAGTDTVQDLPAQLTSEEEERSLKHFGTLLTGKTSQAVRRDDTVPTSNYNSAYNYLATGRFTFHRKNLYYSFYLSAGTPRPRSIQFIDGSGSILEEQTIDAAGGVYQNATGKVCGVWRRVPRDYRKLLREERLHVSFIWEPCASLTGQLSRYRALSTEQFTSLLEPTMGVDRSLMSGAGGTAIVSASSASAPSIHVSLVFNGVFLPNDVSEVPIIVQLEHVEKDYVVLREEIVVKKPSNELNFGEVRSALSGADLRLLTRGKLSISIMSRRDPQALRLSGMVGPRVSCDMYQTLLISESPSRASGLAWAFLDRSGALRYGVRLIGLEEESPLVTLVDEGGKRRTELEDLTPSLRDGFANGTLDRPGPRFLEPLFNGELSVVAASHLGSLLRGRLLQRPVADARDTAAPVLLRRLTEDSQYPAPTALIWTAVDLDCALHYELEIAGLEQPNTSSNGDQEARTFRLYLETMPLLAQGAPVARRLLEEFTGNVLEGSVTGLSPVELYRIESGIGFLEVTDKQAGSLLKAPFKARAPLSCLPHYADNDVASVVAYNLHPPRSEIETGACFHETRFYEEGTQWTSANDPCSMCHCYRGLAQCDPVPCPVLACPQGKQLKPAAGHCCPICSITATNTTTTITTTTITGKSNVTYVGRGCILAGQYHPAGASWHPYLPPVGFDTCAVCTCDAVTLEVKCPRVQCPPLDCDEKIAFRPDKKACCRQCPSTTPSSATALNGNSDGMSLPRDQAAPSTRRSPEEILATGGCKYPLGGPYENGMEWHPRVHSHGEMKCVKCRCKNAEVRCERKRCPRSLCNSIAHQIKRGDYTVADADDCCTAQCRRSRRHHRNNNHHPPRHSVSPRELS; encoded by the exons GTACCGACACGGTTCAGGATCTACCAGCTCAATTGACGTCGGAGGAAGAGGAACGAAGCTTAAAAC ATTTCGGTACGCTGTTAACCGGAAAAACGTCCCAGGCAGTGCGCCGTGACGACACAGTGCCAACATCCAATTATAACAGCGCCTACAATTACTTAGCAACCGGTCGTTTCACGTTCCACCGTAAGAATTTGTATTATTCGTTCTACCTATCAGCTGGGACACCACGACCAAGGAGTATACAGTTCATCGATGGTTCCGGTAGCATTTTGGAAGAGCAAACGATCGATGCCGCAGGTGGTGTTTATCAGAATGCAACAGGGAAAGTGTGCGGTGTTTGGAGACGAGTACCAAGGGATTacagaaaattattacgaGAAGAACGTCTACATGTATCATTCATTTGGGAACCGTGCGCCAGTTTGACAGGACAGTTGTCTCGTTATCGAGCGTTATCTACCGAACAATTTACGTCCTTGTTGGAACCAACTATGGGGGTTGACAGATCGCTGATGTCAGGAGCAGGTGGTACAGCGATCGTTTCGGCGTCCTCGGCATCGGCACCATCCATCCACGTGTCTCTCGTCTTCAACGGAGTCTTTCTACCAAACGACGTCTCCGAAGTACCGATAATCGTTCAACTCGAACACGTTGAGAAGGATTACGTGGTATTGAGGGAAGAAATAGTGGTTAAGAAGCCATCGAACGAGTTGAACTTTGGCGAGGTTCGAAGCGCTTTGTCAGGAGCTGATCTGCGTCTTTTAACGCGAGGGAAGTTATCTATCAGTATAATGTCTAGAAGAGATCCTCAAGCTTTGAGATTGTCCGGTATGGTCGGTCCACGTGTCAGCTGTGACATGTATCAGACGTTGTTGATATCGGAGAGTCCCTCGAGAGCCTCTGGATTGGCTTGGGCTTTTCTTGATCGTAGTGGTGCCTTGAGATACGGCGTTAGATTGATCGGTTTGGAAGAGGAGAGTCCATTGGTAACATTGGTCGACGAGGGTGGGAAACGTCGTACAGAACTCGAAGACCTGACACCATCTTTACGAGACGGTTTTGCTAATGGTACACTGGATCGACCTGGGCCACGTTTCCTCGAGCCATTGTTCAACGGTGAACTCTCGGTCGTCGCAGCTTCTCATCTAGGTTCGTTGTTACGCGGTCGTCTTCTTCAAAGGCCTGTAGCGGATGCCAGAGACACAGCAGCACCGGTTTTGTTGAGAAGACTTACCGAGGATTCCCAATATCCAGCCCCTACAGCTTTGATTTGGACCGCGGTTGATCTCGATTGCGCTCTTCATTACGAACTCGAAATAGCTGGATTGGAACAACCCAATACGAGCTCGAACGGGGATCAAGAAGCACGTACTTTCCGTTTGTATTTGGAAACCATGCCACTTCTAGCTCAGGGTGCTCCAGTCGCGAGGAGACTCCTCGAGGAATTTACAGGAAACGTTCTCGAGGGATCCGTCACTGGACTCTCACCTGTAGAGTTATACAGGATCGAGTCTGGCATCGGCTTTCTCGAAGTGACGGACAAACAAGCGGGCAGTTTACTGAAGGCACCATTTAAGGCCAGGGCACCTCTCAGTTGTCTTCCCCATTACGCTGACAACGACGTTGCCTCGGTCGTTGCTTACAATCTTCATCCGCCAAGATCGGAAATCGAAACTGGCGCTTGTTTTCATGAGACCAGATTCTACGAGGAGGGTACTCAATGGACATCCGCCAACGACCCATGCTCCATGTGTCACTGTTATCGTGGATTGGCTCAATGCGATCCGGTACCTTGTCCAGTCCTTGCCTGTCCTCAGGGCAAACAGCTCAAACCAGCGGCAGGACATTGCTGTCCTATCTGCTCGA TTACAGCGAcgaatactactactaccattaccactaccactatcaCGGGCAAGAGCAACGTCACTTACGTAGGAAGAGGTTGCATACTAGCCGGTCAATATCATCCAGCTGGAGCGTCCTGGCATCCTTATCTACCCCCAGTTGGATTCGACACTTGTGCCGTTTGCACCTGCGAC GCTGTCACGTTGGAGGTGAAATGCCCGAGAGTGCAGTGTCCGCCATTGGATTGCGACGAGAAGATTGCCTTTAGGCCGGACAAAAAGGCATGCTGTAGGCAATGTCCTAGCACGACACCAAGTTCGGCTACTGCATTAAACGGCAATTCGGATGGGATGAGTTTGCCGCGTGATCAGGCGGCACCCTCGACCCGTCGTTCACCCGAAGAAATTTTAGCAACCGGTGGTTGCAAGTATCCACTTGGTGGACCGTACGAGAACGGTATGGAATGGCATCCAAGAGTTCACTCTCACGGGGAGATGAAGTGCGTCAAGTGTCGATGCAAg AATGCCGAGGTCAGGTGCGAAAGGAAACGCTGTCCAAGATCTCTCTGCAACTCGATAGCGCATCAGATAAAACGAGGCGACTACACCGTAGCAGACGCCGACGATTGTTGTACGGCACAATGCCGTCGTTCGAGACGTCATCATCGTAACAACAATCATCATCCCCCGAGGCATTCGGTCTCTCCAAGAGAATTGAGCTGA
- the LOC127072337 gene encoding dorsal-ventral patterning protein Sog isoform X2, translating to MYCIKCECIPVQKKRRIIARVQCRNIKNECPKPTCDEPVLLPGRCCKSCPGDYSTDTVQDLPAQLTSEEEERSLKHFGTLLTGKTSQAVRRDDTVPTSNYNSAYNYLATGRFTFHRKNLYYSFYLSAGTPRPRSIQFIDGSGSILEEQTIDAAGGVYQNATGKVCGVWRRVPRDYRKLLREERLHVSFIWEPCASLTGQLSRYRALSTEQFTSLLEPTMGVDRSLMSGAGGTAIVSASSASAPSIHVSLVFNGVFLPNDVSEVPIIVQLEHVEKDYVVLREEIVVKKPSNELNFGEVRSALSGADLRLLTRGKLSISIMSRRDPQALRLSGMVGPRVSCDMYQTLLISESPSRASGLAWAFLDRSGALRYGVRLIGLEEESPLVTLVDEGGKRRTELEDLTPSLRDGFANGTLDRPGPRFLEPLFNGELSVVAASHLGSLLRGRLLQRPVADARDTAAPVLLRRLTEDSQYPAPTALIWTAVDLDCALHYELEIAGLEQPNTSSNGDQEARTFRLYLETMPLLAQGAPVARRLLEEFTGNVLEGSVTGLSPVELYRIESGIGFLEVTDKQAGSLLKAPFKARAPLSCLPHYADNDVASVVAYNLHPPRSEIETGACFHETRFYEEGTQWTSANDPCSMCHCYRGLAQCDPVPCPVLACPQGKQLKPAAGHCCPICSITATNTTTTITTTTITGKSNVTYVGRGCILAGQYHPAGASWHPYLPPVGFDTCAVCTCDAVTLEVKCPRVQCPPLDCDEKIAFRPDKKACCRQCPSTTPSSATALNGNSDGMSLPRDQAAPSTRRSPEEILATGGCKYPLGGPYENGMEWHPRVHSHGEMKCVKCRCKNAEVRCERKRCPRSLCNSIAHQIKRGDYTVADADDCCTAQCRRSRRHHRNNNHHPPRHSVSPRELS from the exons GTACCGACACGGTTCAGGATCTACCAGCTCAATTGACGTCGGAGGAAGAGGAACGAAGCTTAAAAC ATTTCGGTACGCTGTTAACCGGAAAAACGTCCCAGGCAGTGCGCCGTGACGACACAGTGCCAACATCCAATTATAACAGCGCCTACAATTACTTAGCAACCGGTCGTTTCACGTTCCACCGTAAGAATTTGTATTATTCGTTCTACCTATCAGCTGGGACACCACGACCAAGGAGTATACAGTTCATCGATGGTTCCGGTAGCATTTTGGAAGAGCAAACGATCGATGCCGCAGGTGGTGTTTATCAGAATGCAACAGGGAAAGTGTGCGGTGTTTGGAGACGAGTACCAAGGGATTacagaaaattattacgaGAAGAACGTCTACATGTATCATTCATTTGGGAACCGTGCGCCAGTTTGACAGGACAGTTGTCTCGTTATCGAGCGTTATCTACCGAACAATTTACGTCCTTGTTGGAACCAACTATGGGGGTTGACAGATCGCTGATGTCAGGAGCAGGTGGTACAGCGATCGTTTCGGCGTCCTCGGCATCGGCACCATCCATCCACGTGTCTCTCGTCTTCAACGGAGTCTTTCTACCAAACGACGTCTCCGAAGTACCGATAATCGTTCAACTCGAACACGTTGAGAAGGATTACGTGGTATTGAGGGAAGAAATAGTGGTTAAGAAGCCATCGAACGAGTTGAACTTTGGCGAGGTTCGAAGCGCTTTGTCAGGAGCTGATCTGCGTCTTTTAACGCGAGGGAAGTTATCTATCAGTATAATGTCTAGAAGAGATCCTCAAGCTTTGAGATTGTCCGGTATGGTCGGTCCACGTGTCAGCTGTGACATGTATCAGACGTTGTTGATATCGGAGAGTCCCTCGAGAGCCTCTGGATTGGCTTGGGCTTTTCTTGATCGTAGTGGTGCCTTGAGATACGGCGTTAGATTGATCGGTTTGGAAGAGGAGAGTCCATTGGTAACATTGGTCGACGAGGGTGGGAAACGTCGTACAGAACTCGAAGACCTGACACCATCTTTACGAGACGGTTTTGCTAATGGTACACTGGATCGACCTGGGCCACGTTTCCTCGAGCCATTGTTCAACGGTGAACTCTCGGTCGTCGCAGCTTCTCATCTAGGTTCGTTGTTACGCGGTCGTCTTCTTCAAAGGCCTGTAGCGGATGCCAGAGACACAGCAGCACCGGTTTTGTTGAGAAGACTTACCGAGGATTCCCAATATCCAGCCCCTACAGCTTTGATTTGGACCGCGGTTGATCTCGATTGCGCTCTTCATTACGAACTCGAAATAGCTGGATTGGAACAACCCAATACGAGCTCGAACGGGGATCAAGAAGCACGTACTTTCCGTTTGTATTTGGAAACCATGCCACTTCTAGCTCAGGGTGCTCCAGTCGCGAGGAGACTCCTCGAGGAATTTACAGGAAACGTTCTCGAGGGATCCGTCACTGGACTCTCACCTGTAGAGTTATACAGGATCGAGTCTGGCATCGGCTTTCTCGAAGTGACGGACAAACAAGCGGGCAGTTTACTGAAGGCACCATTTAAGGCCAGGGCACCTCTCAGTTGTCTTCCCCATTACGCTGACAACGACGTTGCCTCGGTCGTTGCTTACAATCTTCATCCGCCAAGATCGGAAATCGAAACTGGCGCTTGTTTTCATGAGACCAGATTCTACGAGGAGGGTACTCAATGGACATCCGCCAACGACCCATGCTCCATGTGTCACTGTTATCGTGGATTGGCTCAATGCGATCCGGTACCTTGTCCAGTCCTTGCCTGTCCTCAGGGCAAACAGCTCAAACCAGCGGCAGGACATTGCTGTCCTATCTGCTCGA TTACAGCGAcgaatactactactaccattaccactaccactatcaCGGGCAAGAGCAACGTCACTTACGTAGGAAGAGGTTGCATACTAGCCGGTCAATATCATCCAGCTGGAGCGTCCTGGCATCCTTATCTACCCCCAGTTGGATTCGACACTTGTGCCGTTTGCACCTGCGAC GCTGTCACGTTGGAGGTGAAATGCCCGAGAGTGCAGTGTCCGCCATTGGATTGCGACGAGAAGATTGCCTTTAGGCCGGACAAAAAGGCATGCTGTAGGCAATGTCCTAGCACGACACCAAGTTCGGCTACTGCATTAAACGGCAATTCGGATGGGATGAGTTTGCCGCGTGATCAGGCGGCACCCTCGACCCGTCGTTCACCCGAAGAAATTTTAGCAACCGGTGGTTGCAAGTATCCACTTGGTGGACCGTACGAGAACGGTATGGAATGGCATCCAAGAGTTCACTCTCACGGGGAGATGAAGTGCGTCAAGTGTCGATGCAAg AATGCCGAGGTCAGGTGCGAAAGGAAACGCTGTCCAAGATCTCTCTGCAACTCGATAGCGCATCAGATAAAACGAGGCGACTACACCGTAGCAGACGCCGACGATTGTTGTACGGCACAATGCCGTCGTTCGAGACGTCATCATCGTAACAACAATCATCATCCCCCGAGGCATTCGGTCTCTCCAAGAGAATTGAGCTGA
- the LOC127072364 gene encoding alanine--glyoxylate aminotransferase, which yields MEVDPPKELLKPLEIPNKILMGPGPSNCSQRVLRSLGNQVIGHLHPEMFKLMDDIKAGIQYAFQTKNKLTLALSTAAHGGMEACLGNLIEPGETVLIAKCGIWGERAANMANRIGARIEFLTTEYGIGFDLDILESFLKRFKPAAVFVVQAESSTGMKQPLEGVGNLVHRYNSLLIVDCVASLGAEQLFVDAWKIDAVYACSQKVLGAPAGITPISFSPLAVEKIFNRRTNVSTYYWDMKILGDYWNCFGNPRIYHHTISATLIYGLREALAELTEEGLRARWSRHASVAIKLREELLKRGFRLYVKNPKYQLSTIVSIEIPNGIDVKMLSARAMERYGVEISGGLGPTVGKILRIGLMGNNSTYRHVDLLLDALDDALKFSTKSKM from the exons ATGGAAGTGGATCCACCTAAGGAACTTTTAAAGCCATTAGAGATCCccaacaaaattttaatggGACCTGGACCGAGTAATTGTTCGCAAAGAGTTTTACGATCACTGGGGAATCAGGTGATAGGCCATCTTCATCCAGAAATGTTTAag tTAATGGACGACATCAAGGCTGGGATTCAATACGCATTTCAAACGAAAAACAAGTTAACTTTGGCACTGAGTACAGCGGCTCACGGTGGTATGGAAGCATGCTTGGGAAATTTAATCGAGCCAGGAGAAACAGTGTTGATTGCTAAATGTGGAATTTGGGGTGAACGTGCTGCCAATATGGCAAATCGTATTGGTGCACGT ATTGAATTCCTGACGACCGAATACGGAATTGGTTTCGATCTCGACATTTTAGAATCTTTTTTGAAAAGATTCAAGCCCGCCGCAGTTTTCGTAGTACAAGCTGAATCTTCGACTGGTATGAAACAACCATTGGAAGGTGTAGGAAATCTCGTTCATCG GTACAATTCGTTGTTAATCGTCGATTGTGTGGCGTCGTTAGGAGCCGAGCAATTATTCGTAGACGCTTGGAAGATCGATGCTGTTTATGCGTGCAGTCAAAAAGTTCTTGGTGCTCCGGCAGGTATAACGCCGATATCGTTCAGTCCATTAGCAGT TGAAAAGATCTTCAATAGGCGTACAAATGTTTCAACATATTATTGGGACATGAAGATATTAGGTGATTATTGGAATTGTTTTGGCAATCCAAGGATTTATCATCACACGATTAGTGCCACACTTATTTACGGATTACGCGAAGCTTTGGCCGAATTAACGGAGGAAGGTTTACGCGCTCGTTGGTCCAGACACGCATCCGTGGCTATCAAATTGCGCGAGGAACTTCTGAAACGTGGATTTCGACTTTACGTGAAAAATCCGAAATATCAGTTATCTACGATCGTATCTATCGAGATACCAAATGGTATCGATGTTAAAATGTTATCTGCTAGAGCTATGGAAAG ATATGGCGTTGAGATCAGCGGCGGACTTGGCCCAACTGTTGGCAAAATTTTACGAATTGGTTTGATGGGAAACAATTCTACGTACCGTCACGTCGATCTTCTACTTGATGCTCTAGACGATGCGCTCAAATTCTCTACAAAATCGAAAATGTAA
- the LOC127072355 gene encoding alpha-L-fucosidase, protein MRVLTFFLYITLLWNILVQCGSSEDHYFMIEANNQKERDLLPIQDSNQFKYHPTWDSLDARPLPAWYDDAKFGIFIHWGVFSVPSFGSEWFWNNWKEETDTKYQDFMKNRYPPNYTYQDFARDFTAEFFNASQWSEIFQASGAKYVVLTSKHHEGYTLWPSKYSFSWNSMDVGPQKDLIGELAAAIRSSTDIKFGLYHSLYEWYNPMYLNDKRNNFTTDHFVTQKIIPEMHELIEMYKPEIIWSDGDWEATDSYWKSKEFLSWLYNESPIRYTVVVNDRWGTNIPCHHGDFYTCTDRYNPGVLIPHKWENCMTIDKKSWGFRRNAALEEYLTLDELVKELVTTVSYGGNLLMNVGPTKDGIISPIFEERLRGIGSWLKVNGEAIYNTKPWKIQNDTLTSDVWYTQSKDEKRLYVLILEWPKESVLSLGSLKVPNNTHVSLLGFTKPLKWMQYPTKLVVHLPYEAHKGEPAWVLRIEQE, encoded by the exons atgcGAGttctaacattttttctttatattacaCTTTTGTGGAACATTCTTGTGCAATGTGGGTCTTCAGAAGATCATTATTTCATGATAGAAGCCAATAATCAGAAAGAACGTGATTTATTGCCAATTCAAGATTCAAATCAATTCAAATACCATCCTACCTGGGATAGTTTAGATGCTAGGCCTCTTCCTGCTTGGTACGACGATGCCAAATTTggtatatttattcattggGGAGTATTCAGCGTTCCCAGTTTTGGTTCAGAATGGTTTTGGAACAATTGGAAAG AAGAAACTGATACTAAATATCAAGATTTCATGAAGAACCGATATCCACCTAATTACACTTATCAAGATTTTGCACGTGATTTTACTGCAGAATTTTTTAACGCATCTCAATGGAGCGAAATATTTCAAGCTTCCGGCGCAAAATATGTTGTATTAACCAGTAAACATCACGAAGGATATACGTTGTGGCCGTCAAAATATTCCTTTAGTTGGAATTCCATGGATGTAGGACCGCAGAAAGATCTCATAG GTGAATTGGCAGCAGCGATAAGATCGTCTACCGACATCAAGTTTGGATTATATCATTCTTTATACGAATGGTATAATCCTATGTAtcttaacgacaaacgaaataattttacaaccGATCATTTTGTTACTCAGAAAATAATCCCAGAAATGCACGAGCTTATAGAAATGTACAAGCCAGAAATTATTTGGTCGGATGGCGATTGGGAAGCTACGGATTCTTATTGGAaatcaaaagaatttttatcttgGTTGTATAACGAGAGTCCTATAAGATATACAGTAGTTGTAAATGATAGATGGGGAACAAATATTCCATGTCATCACGGTGATTTTTATACGTGCACGGATCGTTATAATCCTG GAGTACTTATCCCACATAAGTGGGAGAATTGTATGACCATTGATAAAAAGTCTTGGGGCTTTCGTAGAAATGCTGCCTTGGAGGAATATTTGACGCTTGACGAATTAGTAAAAGAATTAGTAACTACAGTAAGTTACGGTGGAAATTTATTGATGAATGTCGGCCCAACCAAGGATGGTATCATTTCACCaatattcgaagaaagatTACGTGGAATAg GTTCTTGGTTGAAGGTAAATGGCGAAGCTATTTATAACACTAAACCATGGAAAATACAGAATGATACGTTAACGAGTGATGTATGGTATACGCAAAgtaaagacgaaaaaagacTTTACGTATTGATTCTGGAGTGGCCAAAGGAAAGCGTATTATCTTTGGGTTCTTTAAAAGTTCCAAATAATACGCATGTATCGCTGCTTGGTTTTACAAAACCACTTAAA TGGATGCAATATCCAACAAAACTCGTTGTGCATTTACCGTATGAAGCTCATAAAGGAGAACCAGCATGGGTATTAAGAATTGAACAGGAATAA
- the LOC127072354 gene encoding cytosolic non-specific dipeptidase: MTEQEVKSLPETLEKLFKYIDDHKVEYIDNLREAVAIKSVSAWPDHRNEIINMVKWTEVKLKELGATTELADIGVQKLPNDTEIPLPPVLLGNLGSDPNKKTILLYGHLDVQPALKEDGWDTEPFVLIEKDDKLYGRGSTDDKGPVLCWIHALQAYKAIGADIPVNLKFVFEGMEESGSEGLDELLWKRKDTFLKGTDYVCISDNYWLGTTKPCITYGLRGICYFQIEVTCASKDLHSGTFGGIVHEAMADLIYLMNTLVDINGKILINGIYDDVAPVTVQELNSYETIEFDVNELRESCGAIKLPHNEDKIQLLMHRWRQPSLSLHGIEGAFSEPGAKTVIPRKVIGKFSIRLVPNMTPDQTVEKVTSYLKEKWEARKSPNIFNVIMNHGGKPWSENPDHPNYVAGRNATKHVYKVEPDLSREGGSIPVTLTIQEVTGKNVLLLPVGAGDDGAHSQNEKLNIYNYIQGTKLLGAYLYEAANV, translated from the exons ATGACTGAGCAAGAAGTCAAGTCTCTTCCTGAgacattagaaaaattatttaa ATATATAGACGATCATAAAGTAGAATATATTGATAATCTAAGAGAAGCAGTTGCTATAAAATCTGTTTCCGCATGGCCAGATCacagaaatgaaataattaatatggtAAAATGGACCGAAGTAAAATTGAAAGAGCTTGGTGCCACAACGGAATTAGCCGATATAGGAGTACAAAAATTACCCAACGATACTGAAATTCCATTGCCACCGGTACTTTTAGGAAATCTTGGTTCTGATCCTAACAAAAAAACTATTCTTTTATATGGACATTTAGATGTGCAGCCTGCGCTTAAAGAAGACGGATGGGATACAGAGCCTTTTGTCCTTATTGAGAAAGATGATAAACTTTATGGACGTGGTAGTACGGACGATAAAGGACCAGTTTTATGTTGGATTCACGCGCTTCAAGCTTACAAAGCCATCGGTGCTGACATTCCAGTTAACTTGAAG TTTGTATTCGAAGGTATGGAAGAAAGTGGCAGCGAAGGATTAGACGAATTACTTTGGAAACGTAAAGATACTTTTTTAAAAGGAACAGATTATGTTTGCATATCTGATAACTATTGGTTGGGGACTACGAAACCTTGTATTACGTACGGATTAAGAGGAATTTGTTATTTCCAAATCGAAGTAACTTGCGCGAGCAAAGATTTGCACAGCGGGACGTTCGGTGGTATTGTACACGAAGCAATGGCGGATCTCATTTATTTGATGAATACCTTAGTAGATATCAATgggaaaatattaataaatggaATTTATGACGATGTTGCTCCTGTTACTGTTCAAGAATTAAACAGTTACGAAACTATTGAATTTGACGTAAATGAACTTCGCGAGTCTTGCGGAGCGATTAAATTACCTCATAACGAGGACAag ATTCAACTTTTGATGCACCGTTGGAGACAGCCAAGTTTGTCCCTTCATGGAATCGAAGGAGCTTTTAGCGAGCCCGGTGCGAAAACTGTTATTCCAAGAAAAGTTATTGGCAAATTTTCGATTAGATTAGTACCCAATATGACGCCCGATCAAACTGTTGAAAAAGTAACAagttatttgaaagaaaaatgggaaGCTAGGAAAAGTCCAAATATATTTAACGTGATTATGAATCATGGAGGTAAACCATGGTCAGAAAATCCTGATCATCCGAATTACGTAGCTGGACGAAACGCTACTAAACACGTTTATAAGGTCGAACCTGATCTTTCTCGCGAAGGTGGATCTATTCCAGTTACTCTTACGATCCAAGAGGTCACAGGTAAAAATGTTTTGCTCTTACCTGTTGGAGCAGGCGATGATGGAGCACATTCTCAAAATGagaagttaaatatatataattacatccaaggt ACAAAATTATTGGGTGCTTATCTCTATGAAGCTGCTAATGTTTAA